The Ptychodera flava strain L36383 chromosome 16, AS_Pfla_20210202, whole genome shotgun sequence region ACACACACTTTCTGGTGCATGGTAAGTTTTATTAATAGTTCACCTGAAAGATAAAAAATGCCATTCCAACTCCATTAAACCCCAATGGTTATCGGCATTTCAATTCTGTGATGAATGTAAGGAGGTGAAATTGATATGAAAAAGTTCCATTTTCATAGTGTCAGACAAGGCAGACAGGTATATTCAACTTGTTTTCTTTAATGTTATAAGTTTGTTATAACAGCAATTTCAGTGTCTTTATAATTGCACCAAATGCCATATTGTTTCTTCCATGTCATTGTAACTCTGtcaaataatgtatattttttctGGTGCTATTTTCCGGTGTgcttataatttttttctaccTCCAGTGATAAGAGCCAAAGGATTGCCTGGATCTTCCCAACAAAACTTTGGCACCTATGTAACAGTAAGTGCTGCATCCATTTAACCTTTGGCCCTGAATATCACTTTACATGTGGCTTCAACATATACACTAACAAATCCCAGTATACTTCTGAATGCATCTCAGCAAAAGTAGAGAAGAGAGTTATCTTTTACTCTTTCAGTTTCCAAATTAGTCCCTCCATTAAGCAAAACCTTTGCCATAGAACACAAGTGGGTTGAACCAAATGTAGAAATACAAGACTTTAGTGTTCTATTCTTTTGTAAACTTGTGGTGATGTGATTGTTGTAATTCCCCTAGTTTAATGGTTGAACATCACTTCAAAGTCATCAGCAAACATAGACAATTTTGACAGTGAAGTTCAAGTCCAGtactttattacatttttcagtTCAACAACAATACATTAATTGTAATTGAaccgaaaatgaattaaaaatatTCCTGTCATCAGTTGAAAAAATGACACATTTTGAGGATGATGAAGTCACATGTTAGCTATtcagggcattttaatattttgcacaCTTTtataacaaatgtcaataaaaatgcCTGTGATAGCAGTTAGAGAAGGAATAACGCAATTCTAAAGGTGAGTTAATGGAAGGTAATCATTTTGCTCCAGTAAAGACAGGTGTCAAAGATATGAGAATGTAGATTGAAGGATTGGATTGCCCTTGTCTGGGctattttacagttttacaCTTTTTGAGTATTTTAAAGGCTCCTAGTGATGGAGCAGTATTTTAGCATTCACTGTTCATTTTCAACTTTGATTTCCTGTTTATACCATTTGTTAAAATGTATCTGTATGAATTCACAGGTGGAAATCACTTCAGCCAAACTGCGCAGAGTGAAGAGTATGTCCACGCCTATCAGTGGAGTCATGAATCCTCATTTCCAAGAAACTTTCACCATGTAGGTATACTGGATACTCTATGTCGTCTGAGATCAGTTTCAACCTAACTACGTCACCACCTTTTCAAATCTCTTCTATAAAGTTCATTGGTTAGTGTTGCCTAGGTATTTTCCAATTTATAACACAGAAGTACCTGATGTGATGTCCATGAGATTGgtgctattattttatataaataGCAGTTTTGGAAAAATCTCATCGTAAGACAATATTCTGTGTCTGACTTTTTGGATGAACATCTTTCATCCAGTCTGCTAAGTACTATGGTACATATACCAGTATTTCAGTTTCCAAGTGAAATAGATTTTTGTCATACTAGATGATAACCTTAAACACATTTTGCCTGtcaattacagaaaatttgatgAAGTGGACTACAAAGACAGGATTCTCATCTCTTTATTCAGACAACATGATGTAAGGTAAGGCTGAGTTTTTCTTTCATAAATGGGACATGATAGATATCAACTTCATCTGTTGTAGGATTGGAAGagtaaactttattgaaatGATGTCTCTTTCAGTAAAGCCACTATCATTTTTCTCTAAACAATGTTTTCCAAAAGGGGATTTTAGGGATGGGCGACCCCTATGTTTTTTGAggaatctattcatatgttaataactatacagaaaatacaataaaattttaTACAAATTATGTATTGTTATGCTGATAGCTACCCATCTTTTTTCCCTCTCTGTAGAGAACACTGCTTCATAAGATTATAAATGGTTTCTTGAAGCACTCTATCTGCAGAGGTAGTTCTTCAATCCTTGCTTGGGTTTGAAATAACATTTACAATAAAGAGTGTAGTCAAGATTGGTTTCTTTCATGATACCGCTAATGATACTGCCAAGAGGTACAGAATTTGTGTAGTGATACTGCCACCATCCCCAAATAATGTGCTTTACTTTGTTTTTCAGGAGTGATATCTTGGGATGCATGTCTTTCGGTGTCAAACATTTACTGCAAGACACAAAAGTGAGTTACAACATCAGACTCTCTCTAAGTTTATTTCACCGTATTCTGTCATGtattgtaatattcattacaatGCCTGTGGCTTCTTCAATCCACTTCTGAGACTGTGTCATACAAGTCTCAGAGAGATTATTCTTTTGTAACCTGTTGTGTGAATGTTGACTCTACAGTGACATGTAGATCAACCAGAGCAGCTATTGTGGAAGGATATTCATTCACCTGTAttttaactgtaaacaaaacattatctTACTGTCTGTAAACATTGTGATACATGCAAAATGAATATTCTTTATTGGATTAAAGTGACATTTCTATGTAAAGTATGCTTACGTTTTGTTAGAGTGGGGGATACAAAAAGCTTTCAATCAGCTACTACTCATATGTAAATGAGTATTGTTAACTGACATGACATTGAATGAAACGATTCAGCAAATAACACTTGCAATAGTCATCGATTTTGCGTGTTCTGTCTTACAACTTGGGATCAACATTCCTACAAGGTTAATACTAGAATTTTTCAAAGTGATAAAGAAAAGGTCGTTTGGCTTGAAATGTAGTGACCTTGATAtggaaaagttcattaaattagAACAGACAGCAAGTATttcaagtttaaccctttgaatgccgtattttttcccaccaaaattttagtgcaacattttaccaatttttatgaacttttctatagtttttctgataattttggacataacatttcatcggccacagttttttatcaaaattttggcaaaaatctgacaaaaattgacttaggtaTATTTTACAAGGgttacaaaaattgactttggcgctcaaagggttaatcaccTTTATCATCAGTGAGTGCATTCCACTAAGCACAGTGTGTCAATTTCTGACTGTTTGTGTACAGGAAGTCAATGGCTGGTATTATTTACTGAATGAAgagcttggagtgaaaaaacatCTTGCAGCGCCATCTAAACAATCAAAATCTCAAACAAGTAAGTCTTTTAATGTAGATATTTTGTTTTCGTGTAAAGTttgaatgacaaaatatttcttgGTGGATATCATTTACCTCAGTATCTGTCCTGAATGTCTCTTGTGACTAATCTTTACGTATGCAAACTCTAAGGTGTTTTTATTGCTTTTCACAGTTACCACAAAGGATAAGAAACCAAAGAGAATCATCAAAAAAGTGGTAAGAGTTTCTCACTTTGTAATTATCTGAcaaatgggcatttcaaaatttattccACTAATAAAATTTGGTTTTTGATAATATATAGTAATTTATAGTAAATCCAATCGTGGTATCCAAGTTCCATTCCAATACTTCTTTCTATGACCGTTTTTGCTACAGCATTGTTCCACACTTAGTCTTTTATTGGCACATTTCTCTTCTGCCACTTTCATCTTGTATACCTGTAAATTTGATTACACATCAATCAAATTTAGTACAATTCAAACTATATGAAAGCATACCCAGCTACCAGCTGCGGGTGCAACATGAGAGTTTGACAAGTtcaaagattttgaccagttcacgacatatatgcacaagtgatagcaagtgcatatatgaagtgaactggtcgaAAACCAAGTGGTATACCGAcgcttggtgtgatttattgctattagaTCATAACagtaaattgaaattctggcatggaaggtcagaaaaggatttttgctcttgctgAAAGCTCGAATGTGTGCCAACcgttgtatattgcttttgcgccatcaatatactggtatgatataattaacaATATACATAGACAATAGATTATTGTGATCTGTATTTTCTTGCTTTTTAGACATTTACACTCATCATTTAgtaacttttgatttattttcagatAACAGTGTTGCAGGGAAAGCAGGGTTATGGATTTACAATTCTTGACACTTCACCAGTAAGAGTCGGAAAAGTTGATGCAGGTTTGTTACTCAAGTTGATATTCACAATCATATCCCTTGGTGAGTGGCattgaaaatgaatgaattttcactggTTTAACAAGGCAAGCTGCCTATCACTTGTTAGTATTTGTATGGTCAAGCAGTTACACTGGTTTTGAATCATGCATTCAAATCAATTGTCTTTCATAAAAACTCCTCCCtcaaaaaaatttacatgtgtttgtttttttgaaatagGTGGACTTGCAGAGCAGGCTGGACTTCAGATGGGTGATGTACTGATAAgaatcaataaatatcatgttgcCAGGTCATCATGCTCTGAAATTATTGGCATTGTCAAGTGAGTTCTTCTTTCATAGAAAATATCATTTACATTCAGAACATATCTGTTAGACATTGCAATTTCCATGTGAAAATATACTTGCTGACCATGTTGATATAAATGTATAACCAAttaatatattttcaatttgataaACTGCTCTTATTTCAGCATTTGCCATTCGGCATTTGTcatgtattattttttattaaaaatctgTCGGTACTTGTGGcaatgaaattaattaagaagtGTGGCAAAGTACGCTGTCTACAACATTTGTTCttgcagtttttttttattcaaaactcGAGGCTTTGTCATCCTGTGTATAATATTAGAACATTAAATGGTAAGTTATGCGTTAGTTGCcttgtgtttgtgtttacaATTTTACGATTTCAGAAATGCTCCAGGACATCTGAGAATTGTAATCGAGAGAAGAGTGAAAAGAACGGCAGAGTTTGGAGATGAAGGAGAGAGGAGGCCATTGTCATCAGTCTCTGCAAACTGTAATTTTATGGGAGATCCGTTGCTAAGATACTGTGGTAGGAGCTGTAAAAGCAGCAGTACGTGTAGTAGTGATACCTACACATGTTCAGAAGAGGACATGGAAGTTCAGGTTTGTGGTATCTGAAATATGAATCCAAGTTAgaaatctgacagaaaacagTAAGAGAAATCTCAGGAATATTTGTGTCTTGTAGATTCCCCACAGGGCACAGATACAGTAGAAATTGGTAAATGTACAAGGgtgattttatttgcatttaagTCAAAGTTTCCTTTTGATTATGGTACTTTAGAAACTCAAGTGGGCAATCAAATGTTCTGGGTAGTGTTTGACAACGTCCATAAACGCTCACAAGTAGTCTATAAATCTTTTACATTTGTAATCTGGGCTGATTGTGAACACTGCACAGTTGAGGGACTCACACTTAGTGTTTGTACTGAGTagtcaaattttaatattgtacACATGGGAAGTGAGAAACAGctagatttgatttgatttctaTGGTTTTATTAGCTATTTGATagaatttttgataaaacattGGAAGTGCATGATAGACAATCTATCTGATCTGCTGTTCAAGAAGTCATTCATTTGTTATATCATGTGTCATTTTATATAACTTAATGAAAGCAGAATGACTGTCCTTGCATAGTAACTTGGAAGCTAACGGGAATGTTTTCTAAGGGAACTATTTCTTTAACATATGGCAACAAATCATGTGTGGTATTTGAACTGTGAGTTTGCCAGAGTCCAACCATGTGGGCTTTGTTTTGGAAAGACTTATAGTTCCATGGTTAAAGAGATTTGAGACATACTTTAAAAGAATGGCTATTTCAGTTCGATGACAAATTAATATGTTGTAGCTAATGGCTGAAAATTGATGGAATGCAATGATAATTTGGACCAGTGGAGTCCTAAGTGtgtgtcaaataattttttcatgtcaagtaGGTGGATAAGTACAACAGATTGCAAATTACAACCCTTTACAGACATGTTTCCCTGGAAACAGACACTTTGTTATGCACCAGCTGAATAACAAATATCtatatttctcaaattttactGCAGTAACTACCCGCCTATTTCAATTACTAAACATACAGGAAACTAAATAGTATCAATTTCCATGACTACAAGTTGATCGCCTTAACCTTCTACATCAAATGTGCAtctaaaaagaaaaatattttactgcAACTATAATTGACAGTCATTTGTTAGCAATCAACATTAATGGTGTGCATTTTTAGGCAGGGCGGGTTGCAGTTACCCAAAAATTCAgaccaaattttgttttaacttatattttttgaaaggtgTTTGGTACCTTGGAAGAGGCCAGACAGTCTGCAGTCCAACAACTTGTCACCTATGAAGGCAGTTTTGTCAGAAGCATGCAGTATGGTTTGCAAGATTACTTAAAACCACTCCGATTTTACCTTCAGACATCACTTGACTACAACAGACTAGTCACAGCTCTTGAAAAGGTGAGGTTgtgttgaaaatataaatatacacaAGGCAGCTGTGAGGTTGTCATTATGATTTTCCATTTATAATAGTGATATATCGCCCTTCTTAATTAAAGGCCTGGTTCATGGTTCTCGTACACTAGCAAATGTACAATGTATGCATTAACTGATTACTAATCACCATATTGATTACAGTACATACCTTAATTTGAGTGAACACTCCTCCCCTACATTGTGGCATTGTGTTGTCCTTTATCTGCGAAATACTTTGTACAGACTGATGTTCCATGATCTGGTTGAataaaagaaatataaaaaaaaatgtattagtGTTTAAAAATTTGTGGCGAGGGCAGATTGGGTTGGCAATACACAAATGCCAGATGCTGGCCCTGACAAATGATTATAAAAATCAGCATGATTTTCCACTCATATAGGCTTCCTGGATAAGCCTTTGGCAATGCATGGAGACAGTGCTGAGACCAGAGTGTTCATGAATATCTGTTCTTAATTCCCATTGACTTTGGACTTTTAACTTGTAACAATTATACTATCTTCAActtatgaaatttgatatgacTACATTCAACTGCACTGCATTGTATGCACATGTAGGCTATGATATATTTCACACACATGTAGAATGCCAAAATCCTCAGCCAGTTGGTGACTTCGTTTGTGTGTAACTAACTGTTTACCCTCATAATACACAGGTTCTGATGTTGGGACCTTTTTGGTGATGAAAGCCATCTTTCAATGAGACAAATTACTCTTGTTTTACATAAACACTGCAGGAATTCAGTGTCACATGGCAGCTATTTCAAGCTGTGATGGCTAGTGATAACGATGATCCTTGAAAATAACACAGCAATAATTATTGGAGGCTTACTCAGACTAGGTACATTAGGAGACAGCATAGCTTCCGctgccaaattcaacaaaactgAGGTCCCTGCAGACTTTGCCAAAAAGATCATTatccataatttgaacaattgtCTCAGCAAGATGAACAGGTTTCTGTGTTGAGAAGACTGGAGCATCATGGAGAACTAagtttatttgaaattgaaatcagaaaacattttcaagatAGTCATACCAGTTAGATCATGATTTAACTCTAACTTTGTAAAAGGACTTGAAGCTTGAATACATTTTTGGGGTCTAATTTACAAGAGAAATTCCTTTGATTTATTTTGGGCATGGGGTAATATTTATTATGTCTTGTTTACTTCAACATATTTATTCAGTAACTCAAACCATTATTATTTATCAGTGATGTTTTTATCTTCTTCCATTTTATGTGAAGTTCACTTCCTtgcaattaattttttttgagaTATTACATTTTGATATGTGTTGCATTTTTTTAATGTCTCTGATGCAACAAAGGTCAACAtatcacctaatttgcataaacgtTAAGGGGGATGCCCCTTATGTTTTAAGAATCATTCTAGGACTGAGCTCCTGGagcagttagttgaataaatacaataattcataattattgtgatgagTAGTTTACATCCTggatcaaatgtaaacaaacaaggaTGTCCTACATCCAGGAGATATGTTTCTCTGACAATTCTGTGTTGATTTTCTATCTATTAGGTGGAAAATCAACACTGAAGAAATATCATTACTTTATAGTATTATAGAGAAGAATCAGACAAGTATCATTACTTAGTAAAGATACTTCTTTTACCTTCAGAATCAATCTGCTCTTCATCGTCGTTTTTTCTGTTTCTAGGCTTGCATCTAATCTTAATGACATTGTTTTTCATGTCTCTATCCCCCAGATGGTAGACATATGCAGTGTCCATGTACAACAATTGGAAGTGCAacaggtaaaaggttatcgccAACCACTGAGGTGCCAGGCTATCAGACCACCATGTAATGTCATTAGTGATATTGTCATTGGTGATATCTATCTTGCAAAGGTCAGTGACTCGATGATGAACATTTCTTGAAAGTTTTACTTACACTACATGTTGTCTGATTCATTGCAAATACTGCTGAGTATTCTTCTTGGAAACTATcttaaggtaaaatgcaccttggggacagacattcagactctcaaacttttacaaatctcttctgatataccacatgtgggggttcattttaaagctctcggtgaaagataacttttcactggcttagtttttcgaaattcgaaaattttatttttctccatagagctaacacagggatggcgccattttgaatttctaatatcggtaaatcttgggtaatttgtttctctagtaccaaaatttgcatggtgaccccctatttttatccttgattttgaaagagaatgattgaaagattccttgaggaaagttagagcaaaagtttaagtctttcactttcgaggtgcatactatctTAAGGCGAAAAGATAGCGTCTCATTTGAGATGGCATGACAGTAGGAAGATCTAACATGATGTAGGATACTTTTACAAACATCCAGTGTTGACTCCAACTCAAAATAACAAGTTGGTTGTATACAGCAATGCACAGCATTGTTTTTGTTATCATAAGATTAATAATTTCAACCGATGCCAGCTCtttgaaaaacatatttcaagAAGAACACATGCCCTGGTCATATACTTTTTGTGAAAAGATACCAGAAGTCTAAAGAAATTGCCTGCATGTATCGAAATGTGTAatagaatttcaattttttttcagtgtattgCAAGCTGTATTCCAAAACATCACAGAATTTCAAACTCTGCAAATATCACTTTACAATGCAGGTTTTGTCGTACAATTTATGGTAATGTTACAGACGTAATACAAAGAATGTCTGATTTTGTGAAGTGGAATTAAAAAAGTTTTACAAATTACTAATTTGCCGAAacaaatttttctttgacaGCTTGATGAGTTAGTGGCTGTGTATGGTACATACCAATCATTAATCAGAATTGTGGAACAGGAAGTTGAACACAAGATGCGAGAGCAGGTGAGTTCGTAGATATAATGGACAAATTCTTAAAAGTGGATTTGCAGTGAACTTGGAAATGTGTATGGTACTGTCACTTTTTAGTGTCCACTTGGTATATTGTACTTATGTATTGCATTGGGAGCTTGAGGGACCAGTCATGTATTTGTATATGTATTATTGGTATATACAGATATATGTAGGTGTGCAtgccgtctgtgtgtctgtatgtatgtctgtctatctacatgaatgaatgaataaatgaacacATGTTCCCAAAGCTTGAAACTGTCATATGTATCGCCTAAgtattttgcttgcaaatgaGTAGTGGATTTGAGATGGGATTTTCTTCACATGAATGATGCTTtcctaaaatatgcaaatgggttcagaaactgcaaaaaaaaagcaaaaaagtcAAGAACTGAAGAACCACATGACTAATTACTGTTATATACAGCACACATATTCCTTGGGATACCCCTCTACTGCTCTGGTAAAATGAGCTCAAAGTGgcttatgtaaatttttgagaTAGTATCTCCATTTTCAGTAAAACTTTGCTAATTTTAAACTTCTTTGAAGTTGATTTtcagatagctttgattttTATGGTGTTAGGTATACCCTCATTCACTTTTGTGTGAGTAATGATAAAATTTATGTACTTTAAATTATTTGGGCCAATTCTTTTGCTCCTATTTTGTCATATGTATATCACAATGGGAGCTCATCTAATAGATTGAAAAAACCctgtctgtctatatgtctatctgtgtatgtatatgtacatgtgtatgtgtatgtgtatgtgtatgtattttttaCTGTCTGTACACTGCATCTTCTCTTAAGTGGCTGCATACTTCACTTGGATATGTGGTTTGGTGATGCATCATGAATTGAACAGCCCccattattcaaataaaactCCTGTGTTGACCAGTATTACACTGAATTTCCTTGATACAGATATAGgtcatatttatatcaattgaTTGTGATCAAAATGGGAGCCCagtatcattgaaaatatttttaaaacaactATTCTCTTAAGTGCTGTTCTGATAGCTTTtggagtttgtttgtttgtgttaacTTTCCCAACCAATGTAAGggtgaatttgtaactttggtTTACAAGGGGGATGTTAATTTTGTGAATCATTCCAGACACACTAGCTGTACAGAAAACCAAGAATAATTTTGCAGTTTCTTAGTGTTTACAGTTGACTAGTGGTCATCTCAATGTCTGATCTATTCAAAAAAAGTTATAATGTTGTGGATTCAAGATCCCATTcacatttttctttctctcCCTATTACATTTCAAGACATTAGTTTCTCATTGATTCATTGATTCTGCAGGGTTATTGGAGTGGAGACCAGCAGCTGCTCATCAGGGGATTCCTTCACAAGCCATCAGAATGTCTGAATAAACTTTGTCAGTTGCTTCAGATGGTTTGGATGAGCACACCCACTGAACATACTGATCATGAAAACTTGAAACACACCCTGAACAGTAAGTAATGACTTTCATAACAGTCTTCAGCTGTTATAACaatattgtaataaattatgatttgaTGTCCTTTGTTTCTGCAAGCAATGATTGCCTGATGGTGTATGTAGCACTGCATTGTCAAGCGTGTCTGTTACTGCATTCTGGTGTATTGACACATTCAATTACCCTGTTGCAGAGTCAATGAGGACATACTGCAAAGAGATTATATCAGGGTCTTGGCTGACATTGAATGATAGATTCTATTTAAAAAAAGTTTTACAACAAAACGTCCATGTTGAAAGTCTGTATGTGATTGTCTTTCATATAGTTTGTAGTAGTACTTGGTAACTTGTTCTTAaacctttgcaccctgaccccctggtactctatgacgtcatcggacatttctgtccaaGTCGGGTTCAAAGAGTTAAACATGAAATACtacataaaatttcatcaaaactgccCAAAGCGGTTAAAGTCGGTATATAATTTTCTGTACAAAACTGTAATAGAAGATTTCTGAAAAAGTTGAATATCGACTGTTCAGCATTACAGCTTATTCATTGGTGGTCAGAGACGGTTAAAGATGGTAACATGAGAGGTTTCAACTCAAGTCACCTTAGACAACTGCAAGAGAAATTGATCTTTAGTAAGAATGTCAAGGTAAGATTTGGAGTAGTTAAAAGGTAGTTTGTGCCTTGAAATTGAAGGACagactttgctcaaactttctgttacAAACTTTAACCAACCCTCTTTTGAAGTAAAGATTAAAAATCTCAGGGAGTCACATACCCAATATATTATGCTGACAcgcagaaattcaaaatggtcgtcaTCTCcttgttaactctgtggggaaaaattcaatttttggttTTCATAGAAGtaaagccagtgaaaactttattttactcCAACTTCAAAACGAGctgccacaagtggtagaccaaaacagtATTAAAAATGTTTGAGACTGCAaacatctgtccctgaggcgcattctaccttaaggaattTGAACTTGTTATGATGTTATAATTTCCTTGATAAGTTTTGAGTGCTTTCATGGTGAAATAATGCACATTGGTGTGAGTTGTGGTATTTACTCTATGGTATTCTAGTAATAATAACTGTATTGAAATTGCACAGATTTTACGGATTTGAAGCAACCTTTGCTAATATATCACGTGATAGAAGAGCAAAAACTCCCTTCGTGTATATACATATTCATTC contains the following coding sequences:
- the LOC139114740 gene encoding uncharacterized protein, which translates into the protein MSQRPRPSNHRGTKRSSLELHTQALSKGMSALALKTPPPVKRRKVDVLKGQVDLVQSKKFPEHVLVPPPPIHMTGRLKVAIDKTNTHFLVHVIRAKGLPGSSQQNFGTYVTVEITSAKLRRVKSMSTPISGVMNPHFQETFTIKFDEVDYKDRILISLFRQHDVRSDILGCMSFGVKHLLQDTKEVNGWYYLLNEELGVKKHLAAPSKQSKSQTITTKDKKPKRIIKKVITVLQGKQGYGFTILDTSPVRVGKVDAGGLAEQAGLQMGDVLIRINKYHVARSSCSEIIGIVKNAPGHLRIVIERRVKRTAEFGDEGERRPLSSVSANCNFMGDPLLRYCGRSCKSSSTCSSDTYTCSEEDMEVQVFGTLEEARQSAVQQLVTYEGSFVRSMQYGLQDYLKPLRFYLQTSLDYNRLVTALEKMVDICSVHVQQLEVQQVKGYRQPLRCQAIRPPCNVISDIVIGDIYLAKLDELVAVYGTYQSLIRIVEQEVEHKMREQGYWSGDQQLLIRGFLHKPSECLNKLCQLLQMVWMSTPTEHTDHENLKHTLNTLQLIHWWSETVKDGNMRGFNSSHLRQLQEKLIFSKNVKHFRLTDCGRQYVFAGTLYKSITTMLIKSRSCGLSCSVICCC